A portion of the Halodesulfovibrio sp. MK-HDV genome contains these proteins:
- the rho gene encoding transcription termination factor Rho, which translates to MATRKDVEEAKQERPRRAASTSDRPTARKRRTPPAASRGDRSRRAPAPQFTPDPNADPSEGLNLSELKRKPAAELMELAKEYEIENPSNMRKQELIFALLQKCAAQNGAIFGEGVLEILPDGFGFLRSPMYSYMPGPDDIYVSPSQIRRFGLRKGDVVSGQIRPPKEGERYFALLRVNEIGFEPPEKSRNLVLFDNLTPIYPERQLVMENGKENLSGRVIDLMAPIGCGQRGLIVAPPRTGKTILLQSLANSINANNPDVYLIILLIDERPEEVTDMERTVKNAEVISSTFDEPPQRHVQVAEMVQEKAKRLVERGKDVVILLDSITRLGRAYNAVTPSSGRVLSGGLDANALQRPKRFFGAARNLEEGGSLTIIATALIDTGSRMDEVIFEEFKGTGNLDIYLDRHLAEKRVFPAIDINRTGTRKEDLLLGTEMLNKIWILRKILAPMSTIDSMDFLLNKMRKTKSNNEFFISMNK; encoded by the coding sequence ATGGCAACAAGAAAAGACGTCGAAGAAGCGAAGCAGGAAAGACCTCGTAGGGCTGCGTCAACATCAGACCGACCTACAGCTCGCAAACGAAGAACTCCTCCTGCTGCTTCCCGTGGCGATAGATCACGGAGAGCCCCAGCGCCTCAATTTACTCCCGATCCAAATGCAGATCCAAGTGAAGGTCTCAACCTTTCAGAACTTAAGCGCAAACCAGCAGCAGAGCTGATGGAACTTGCCAAAGAGTATGAAATTGAGAACCCGAGCAACATGCGCAAGCAGGAGCTTATTTTTGCTTTACTGCAAAAATGTGCTGCACAAAATGGAGCCATCTTTGGTGAGGGCGTTCTCGAAATCCTTCCTGATGGGTTTGGTTTCTTACGCTCGCCAATGTACAGCTACATGCCTGGGCCGGATGACATTTATGTTTCCCCTTCTCAGATCAGACGCTTCGGTCTGCGAAAAGGTGATGTAGTTTCAGGTCAAATTAGACCGCCTAAAGAAGGCGAACGCTACTTTGCCCTGCTCAGAGTCAATGAAATTGGCTTTGAACCACCTGAAAAATCTCGCAACCTCGTTCTCTTCGATAACCTCACTCCTATCTATCCAGAGCGCCAGCTCGTAATGGAAAACGGAAAAGAAAACCTTTCCGGCAGAGTCATTGACCTCATGGCCCCAATTGGCTGTGGACAACGTGGTCTGATTGTTGCTCCTCCACGAACTGGTAAGACTATTCTTCTTCAATCATTGGCTAACTCCATCAATGCTAATAATCCGGATGTTTATCTTATCATCCTGCTTATTGATGAACGCCCTGAAGAAGTTACTGATATGGAGCGTACGGTTAAGAACGCTGAGGTTATCAGCTCTACTTTTGATGAACCACCACAGCGCCACGTACAGGTTGCAGAAATGGTTCAGGAAAAAGCAAAGCGCCTTGTAGAACGTGGTAAAGACGTTGTTATTTTGCTCGATTCCATTACTCGTCTTGGACGTGCATACAACGCAGTTACCCCATCTTCCGGCCGTGTTCTTTCCGGTGGCCTCGATGCTAACGCACTGCAACGCCCAAAGCGTTTCTTTGGCGCAGCACGTAACCTCGAAGAAGGTGGTAGCTTGACTATCATCGCCACTGCTCTCATTGATACTGGTTCCCGCATGGACGAAGTCATCTTTGAAGAATTTAAAGGCACTGGCAACCTTGATATCTACCTTGACCGTCATCTCGCTGAAAAACGCGTGTTCCCGGCAATTGATATCAACCGCACTGGTACTCGTAAGGAAGATCTCCTTCTTGGTACAGAAATGCTTAACAAAATTTGGATTCTTCGCAAAATCCTTGCTCCAATGTCTACCATTGACAGCATGGACTTCTTGCTTAACAAAATGCGCAAGACCAAAAGCAATAACGAGTTCTTTATTTCTATGAATAAGTAA
- a CDS encoding CarD family transcriptional regulator, with protein sequence MFAQDQLVVYPAQGVGKVERIETQTVGGTEAEFYFIRILSNNVTLMVPVTTATNVLRPLCTHEEALDLLKSLDDRSGFTGYTGQNWNRRYREYSDKLKSGALEDVAYVLKELLLIGKDKELSFGERRLLEQAMGLITLEVAHATDTTQDAVQKQIEEMFADVIAAQEKK encoded by the coding sequence GTGTTCGCTCAGGATCAATTAGTAGTATACCCAGCTCAGGGTGTAGGCAAAGTAGAAAGAATCGAGACTCAGACTGTTGGCGGTACCGAGGCTGAATTCTACTTCATCCGGATACTGAGCAACAATGTGACTCTTATGGTGCCAGTTACAACCGCAACCAATGTGTTGCGTCCACTGTGCACACATGAAGAGGCTCTTGATCTTCTTAAATCTCTCGATGATCGCTCAGGGTTCACTGGCTATACTGGTCAGAACTGGAACCGCCGTTACCGTGAGTATTCCGACAAACTGAAAAGTGGCGCTCTTGAAGACGTAGCATACGTCCTTAAAGAACTTTTGCTTATCGGTAAGGATAAAGAACTTTCATTCGGTGAGCGTCGCTTATTAGAACAGGCAATGGGTCTCATTACCCTTGAAGTTGCCCACGCTACAGACACCACCCAAGACGCTGTTCAAAAACAAATTGAAGAAATGTTTGCAGACGTAATTGCTGCACAGGAAAAAAAATAG
- a CDS encoding MetS family NSS transporter small subunit — translation MTTSAIIMMVIGLGVTWGGAAFCISLAIRNREV, via the coding sequence ATGACTACATCTGCAATCATTATGATGGTAATTGGTCTTGGCGTAACTTGGGGCGGAGCAGCATTCTGTATCTCCCTCGCTATCCGAAATCGCGAAGTTTAG
- a CDS encoding M48 family metallopeptidase has protein sequence MKKALQHYFTTNNTPFWKNLLCTFVAVLTVLLPPVHLAKANILDAFGDFGVKEEVELGKKFSILIKSRMPIIEDPEIVSYANGILKRLQKNIPPQPFPFEINVIVNDTLNAFAVPGGYVFVHTAMLLEMEHESELAGVLAHELAHITQRHIAQRIEKSQKVQIMSLVGMLAGAVLGATTGNGGEVASGLITGSMAAGQAALLNYSRADEREADQMGLIYLTEAGYNPKGLSSSFAKIRRRKWESGSNMPTYLSTHPDVEERQNYLADRVASLPMELQNRPEDDARFKRVQTLIRSQFTDASTALSYFANQEQTPLVLMGQGIASARINKVKKAATYFDKALEGAPKDYLILREAGKFHYTKGDTKKAIFLLQKAAVRNPEDLMTLFFYARLLNDKGDAKSAGTYYKKILRTLPEDSEVHFFYGKMLGQSGDQFNGHLHLAYSALYRNDAKKTAYHIKKAEALASNQKQTSALELIKKQRDERAAYWK, from the coding sequence ATGAAAAAAGCACTGCAGCATTATTTCACAACGAACAATACTCCATTCTGGAAGAACCTCTTGTGCACTTTTGTTGCAGTGCTTACTGTCTTATTACCGCCTGTCCATCTAGCAAAAGCTAATATTCTTGATGCGTTCGGAGATTTCGGCGTAAAAGAAGAAGTTGAGCTTGGCAAAAAATTCAGCATTCTCATTAAATCCAGAATGCCAATTATTGAGGATCCAGAGATCGTATCATATGCCAACGGCATATTGAAAAGGCTCCAAAAAAACATCCCTCCCCAACCATTCCCATTTGAAATTAATGTTATCGTAAACGATACCCTTAATGCATTTGCTGTGCCGGGGGGCTACGTGTTTGTCCACACAGCTATGTTGTTGGAAATGGAACACGAATCCGAACTTGCGGGTGTTCTTGCTCACGAACTTGCGCACATCACACAACGACACATCGCACAACGCATTGAAAAATCGCAAAAAGTTCAAATTATGAGCCTTGTAGGGATGCTCGCTGGTGCCGTGCTTGGTGCAACAACAGGCAACGGGGGTGAAGTTGCCAGTGGTCTTATTACCGGCTCTATGGCAGCAGGTCAGGCAGCATTGCTCAATTATAGCCGTGCTGACGAACGAGAAGCTGATCAAATGGGACTTATTTATCTTACTGAAGCAGGATACAATCCCAAAGGGCTTTCCAGCAGTTTTGCTAAAATCCGCAGACGAAAATGGGAGTCCGGCTCCAATATGCCGACCTATTTATCAACTCACCCGGACGTAGAAGAACGTCAAAACTACCTCGCCGACCGAGTTGCTTCTTTGCCAATGGAACTACAAAACCGCCCTGAAGATGACGCGCGGTTCAAACGAGTGCAAACTCTCATTCGTTCACAGTTCACCGATGCGTCAACGGCACTCTCCTATTTTGCAAATCAAGAACAGACACCGCTCGTTCTCATGGGGCAAGGTATTGCCTCGGCAAGGATTAACAAAGTAAAAAAAGCCGCTACATATTTTGATAAAGCATTAGAAGGCGCACCAAAAGACTACTTAATTCTTCGTGAGGCAGGCAAATTCCACTACACCAAGGGTGATACTAAGAAAGCAATTTTCCTGCTCCAAAAGGCTGCCGTACGGAACCCTGAAGACTTGATGACGCTGTTCTTCTATGCCCGTCTATTGAACGACAAAGGTGATGCCAAATCTGCGGGCACCTATTACAAGAAAATTTTACGGACACTACCTGAAGATTCAGAAGTACATTTTTTCTATGGAAAAATGCTCGGACAAAGCGGTGACCAATTTAATGGACACCTACATCTTGCATACAGCGCGCTGTACCGCAATGACGCGAAGAAAACAGCATATCATATCAAAAAAGCCGAAGCGCTTGCTAGTAATCAAAAGCAGACATCCGCTCTTGAATTAATTAAAAAGCAACGAGATGAACGAGCTGCCTACTGGAAATAA
- the ispE gene encoding 4-(cytidine 5'-diphospho)-2-C-methyl-D-erythritol kinase, whose amino-acid sequence MPLTQPDLVTLRAGCKINLHLEITGVREDGYHELDTLFFPLPKPFDIITISKGAAGSGLLLDCPGLSIPPEKNIMYKCWEKYCAATDWKPDLEISVEKGIPDGAGLGGGSSDAAVMLNYLNKYCPKNALSPESLNALAATIGADVPFFLNNIPAHATGIGDRLKPSDVSLSGYFLVLICPDVSISTPWAFAAWDKAMLTDRMSDNKKEILTTTTSKDRKHSSRALWLFNSFEVVVYSAFPKLRAYKDKLMAFGAEGAVMSGSGSSIFALYREMEQAASAATALEADGVATYIHHL is encoded by the coding sequence ATGCCTCTTACACAACCAGACTTGGTAACATTGCGCGCTGGATGCAAAATCAACCTGCATTTAGAAATTACTGGCGTTCGTGAAGACGGATACCATGAACTTGATACCCTCTTTTTTCCCCTTCCAAAGCCATTTGACATAATAACAATTTCTAAAGGCGCTGCTGGAAGCGGGCTTCTTCTTGATTGCCCGGGGCTCTCTATTCCTCCTGAAAAAAACATTATGTATAAATGCTGGGAGAAATATTGTGCTGCAACAGACTGGAAGCCTGATCTTGAAATATCTGTTGAAAAAGGTATTCCAGATGGCGCGGGTCTTGGAGGCGGAAGCTCTGATGCTGCAGTTATGCTCAATTATCTCAATAAGTATTGTCCGAAAAATGCACTTTCTCCGGAATCACTCAACGCCCTTGCTGCGACAATTGGAGCAGATGTACCATTTTTCCTGAACAATATTCCGGCACACGCAACAGGCATCGGTGACCGTCTCAAACCGTCTGATGTCTCTCTTTCCGGATATTTTCTTGTACTTATTTGTCCTGACGTCAGCATCTCCACACCGTGGGCATTTGCGGCTTGGGACAAGGCTATGCTAACTGATCGTATGAGCGATAATAAGAAAGAAATCTTGACAACTACAACGTCAAAAGATAGAAAGCACTCCTCTCGTGCCTTGTGGCTTTTTAATAGTTTTGAAGTGGTGGTATACTCGGCCTTTCCGAAGCTGCGGGCGTACAAAGACAAACTCATGGCATTTGGCGCTGAAGGCGCTGTTATGAGTGGAAGCGGTTCAAGCATCTTTGCTTTGTATCGAGAGATGGAACAGGCTGCTAGTGCTGCAACGGCCTTAGAGGCTGATGGCGTTGCCACATATATCCACCATCTGTAA
- a CDS encoding 50S ribosomal protein L25, producing the protein MSEKITFSVAKREGLGKGANRQLRLAGNVPGIFYSTSGDNVPVQMDEMALIKLYEKAGLTNVIELDIEGETKECLIWKLERHPFKNRLQHVDFYGVDADKEIRIKVAVRTTGESKGVKLGGRLEEYRQVITVSAKPADIPNEIVVDVTDYSIHTFLNVSDIELPENVTAYYDNDFKVLAVVPGRGSAATDEEEEA; encoded by the coding sequence ATGTCAGAAAAAATTACTTTTTCCGTTGCAAAACGTGAAGGTCTTGGTAAAGGTGCAAACCGTCAGCTTCGTTTAGCTGGCAACGTTCCTGGTATCTTTTACAGCACTTCCGGTGACAACGTTCCAGTTCAGATGGACGAAATGGCATTGATCAAGCTTTACGAAAAAGCTGGTCTTACCAACGTTATCGAACTTGATATCGAAGGCGAAACTAAAGAATGTCTTATCTGGAAACTTGAGCGTCACCCGTTCAAAAACCGTCTCCAGCATGTTGACTTCTACGGCGTAGATGCTGATAAAGAAATTCGCATTAAAGTTGCTGTTCGCACAACTGGCGAATCCAAAGGTGTTAAACTCGGCGGTCGTCTTGAAGAATACCGTCAGGTTATCACTGTTTCTGCTAAGCCTGCAGACATCCCTAACGAAATTGTTGTTGATGTTACTGATTACAGCATCCACACATTCCTCAACGTTAGCGATATCGAACTTCCAGAAAACGTTACTGCTTACTACGATAACGACTTCAAAGTACTTGCAGTAGTACCAGGTCGTGGTTCTGCAGCAACTGACGAAGAAGAAGAAGCTTAA
- the rpiB gene encoding ribose 5-phosphate isomerase B yields MSKKVFIGADHGGFALKVVIVEDLIKKGYDVEDLGCYSTESTDYPMYAEKVCTKVLEENALGILICGTGIGMSMAANRIPGIRAALATNEFHARLTRQHNNANILCLGERVTGPGVAINLAELFLETEFEGGRHQRRIDQFDKA; encoded by the coding sequence ATGTCTAAAAAAGTATTTATCGGCGCAGATCATGGTGGCTTTGCCCTTAAAGTCGTTATCGTAGAAGACCTTATCAAGAAAGGCTACGACGTTGAAGACTTGGGTTGCTATTCCACCGAAAGCACAGACTATCCAATGTACGCAGAGAAAGTCTGTACAAAGGTTCTGGAAGAAAACGCGCTTGGTATTCTTATTTGCGGCACCGGTATTGGCATGTCTATGGCTGCCAACCGCATTCCGGGCATTCGTGCTGCGCTTGCAACAAACGAATTTCATGCCCGCCTTACCCGCCAGCACAACAATGCAAACATACTTTGCCTTGGTGAACGTGTTACTGGCCCTGGTGTTGCCATAAATCTTGCTGAACTTTTCTTAGAAACCGAATTTGAAGGCGGCCGTCACCAGCGTCGCATTGACCAGTTCGACAAAGCGTAG
- the hslV gene encoding ATP-dependent protease subunit HslV has protein sequence MELRGTTILAVKNANGVAVAGDGQVTLGQSIVMKHQARKVRRIYRDKVIAGFAGATADAFTLFERCEAKLEEFGGNLLRASVEMAKDWRSDKYLRKLEAMLIVADAEYIFIISGNGDVIEPDDNIAAIGSGGAYALSAARALQRNTEMAPEEICRHSMAIASEICVFTNENLTIETISA, from the coding sequence ATGGAACTTCGTGGAACAACTATTCTAGCGGTAAAAAATGCTAACGGTGTTGCAGTAGCAGGTGACGGTCAGGTAACTTTGGGACAGTCCATTGTTATGAAGCATCAGGCACGCAAAGTGCGCCGCATCTACCGTGATAAAGTAATCGCTGGTTTCGCTGGAGCAACAGCAGATGCATTTACTTTGTTTGAGCGTTGCGAAGCTAAACTTGAAGAGTTTGGCGGCAACTTGTTACGCGCATCTGTTGAAATGGCTAAAGATTGGCGTTCTGATAAATATCTACGAAAACTTGAAGCAATGCTGATCGTTGCAGATGCTGAATACATCTTCATCATCAGTGGTAACGGTGATGTTATCGAACCTGATGACAACATCGCAGCAATTGGTAGCGGTGGCGCATATGCCCTTTCCGCAGCACGTGCATTGCAGCGTAACACCGAAATGGCTCCGGAAGAGATCTGCCGCCACTCAATGGCGATTGCTTCAGAAATATGCGTATTCACCAACGAGAATCTCACGATCGAAACCATTAGTGCATAA
- the cysS gene encoding cysteine--tRNA ligase has protein sequence MQLYNTLTHKKEIFTPLTEGKVNMYVCGITAYDLCHIGHARSAVVFDVLVRYLRSTGLEVLFARNFTDVDDKIIKRANEEGLSSTEIAEKYIQTFYEDMDILNVLRADIEPKCTEHIGDMIALCETLIEKGKAYSTESGDVYFRVREFKDYGKLSGRDVDDMRSGARVTPGDEKEDPLDFALWKGAKPGEPSWESPWGQGRPGWHIECSAMSHRHMPLPLDIHGGGLDLIFPHHENEIAQSEAASETEMARYWVHNGFVQIDSEKMSKSLGNFKTIRDILESYLPEVLRFFLLTKHYRSPIDFSFIAMDEAEKSIKRIYETKLAVLNELNKSKWSKAALPEDVLKEYEDQCAAFDAAMADDMNTAGATGHIFTLVRLMNRIIEDKGMRKSEDAKELFERFTADFTKWSAVLGLFGLDAESFLLDLKMKRATRKNISIDALEELMVQRLEARKNKDFEAADTIRGKLTELGVDVRDTPTGPVWDVI, from the coding sequence ATGCAGCTCTATAATACTCTGACACACAAAAAAGAGATTTTTACTCCTCTTACTGAAGGCAAAGTGAACATGTATGTATGTGGTATTACCGCATACGATCTTTGTCATATTGGTCACGCTCGATCTGCAGTAGTTTTTGACGTTCTGGTTCGCTACCTTCGCAGCACTGGTCTTGAAGTTTTGTTTGCACGTAACTTCACCGACGTTGATGATAAAATCATCAAACGCGCCAACGAAGAAGGTTTGAGCAGCACTGAAATCGCAGAAAAATACATCCAGACCTTCTATGAAGACATGGATATTCTCAACGTTCTTCGTGCTGACATTGAGCCTAAATGTACTGAACACATCGGTGACATGATCGCACTGTGTGAAACCTTGATCGAAAAAGGCAAGGCATACTCTACTGAATCCGGAGACGTGTACTTCCGTGTTCGCGAATTCAAAGACTATGGCAAACTCTCCGGTCGTGATGTTGATGACATGCGCTCCGGTGCACGAGTTACACCCGGTGATGAAAAAGAAGATCCACTCGACTTTGCTCTCTGGAAAGGCGCAAAACCGGGAGAACCTTCCTGGGAAAGCCCTTGGGGACAAGGTCGTCCTGGCTGGCATATCGAGTGTTCGGCAATGAGTCATCGTCACATGCCGTTGCCATTGGATATTCACGGCGGCGGACTTGATCTTATTTTCCCACATCATGAAAATGAAATTGCACAGAGCGAAGCTGCTTCCGAGACAGAAATGGCACGCTACTGGGTTCACAACGGTTTTGTACAGATTGATTCTGAAAAGATGTCCAAGTCTCTTGGCAACTTCAAAACCATCCGTGACATTCTGGAGTCCTACCTTCCAGAAGTGCTTCGTTTCTTCTTGCTCACTAAGCACTACCGCAGTCCTATCGACTTTAGCTTTATTGCTATGGACGAAGCTGAAAAGAGCATTAAGCGCATTTACGAAACCAAGCTTGCAGTTCTTAACGAACTCAACAAATCCAAGTGGAGCAAAGCTGCTCTGCCTGAAGATGTTCTCAAAGAGTACGAAGACCAGTGCGCTGCATTTGATGCAGCTATGGCTGATGATATGAACACTGCTGGTGCAACCGGCCATATCTTTACTCTTGTGCGTCTTATGAACCGTATCATTGAAGATAAAGGCATGCGCAAGTCCGAAGATGCTAAAGAACTCTTCGAACGCTTTACCGCTGATTTCACCAAATGGAGTGCAGTGCTCGGCCTGTTCGGTCTTGATGCAGAGTCCTTCCTGCTGGATCTCAAGATGAAGCGCGCTACACGTAAAAACATCTCCATTGATGCTCTTGAAGAACTAATGGTACAGCGCCTCGAAGCTCGCAAGAACAAAGACTTTGAAGCTGCTGACACTATCCGTGGAAAACTTACCGAATTGGGCGTGGATGTACGCGATACACCTACCGGCCCTGTATGGGATGTAATCTAA
- a CDS encoding ribose-phosphate pyrophosphokinase, translating to MNGDLKILTGSSNPALAEAICSHLGCELTPTLCETFSDGECRIEIGANVRGDDVFVVLSTSAPVNDNLMQLCLMLDALKRASVGRVTAVVPYYGYARQDRKVAPRAPISAKVVADFLTTAGMDRLVTVDLHAGQIQGFFDAPVDNLYAAPVMLDRLRGIQSEKGEIVLVSPDAGGVERARAYAKRLNAGLAIIDKRRDKPNQAQAMHVIGDVKDKIAIVVDDMIDTAGTMCAAADVLMSNGAKEVMACTTHPVLSGPAIDRLCNSAFKKVFVTDTIELGDKLDHCDKLEVLSIAGLLAKAIHNIHTESSVSVLFV from the coding sequence ATGAACGGCGATCTAAAAATCCTCACCGGCTCTTCCAATCCTGCGTTGGCAGAAGCTATCTGTAGCCACTTAGGCTGCGAGCTTACTCCAACCCTTTGTGAAACTTTCAGCGATGGCGAATGCCGCATCGAGATCGGTGCAAACGTACGAGGCGACGACGTATTTGTTGTTCTCTCTACTTCTGCGCCTGTTAACGATAACCTCATGCAGCTTTGTCTTATGCTCGACGCCCTCAAGCGTGCTAGTGTTGGCCGCGTGACTGCAGTTGTTCCCTACTACGGATACGCACGTCAGGATCGCAAAGTTGCTCCTCGTGCGCCTATCAGTGCAAAAGTTGTTGCGGACTTCCTGACTACTGCTGGCATGGACCGCCTTGTAACCGTAGACCTCCATGCAGGCCAGATTCAGGGCTTCTTTGATGCTCCTGTAGACAACCTCTACGCTGCGCCAGTTATGCTTGACCGCCTTCGTGGCATTCAGAGCGAAAAAGGCGAGATCGTTTTGGTTTCTCCTGATGCTGGTGGTGTTGAACGTGCGCGTGCTTACGCAAAACGTCTTAACGCTGGCCTCGCAATCATCGACAAACGTCGTGACAAGCCTAACCAGGCTCAGGCAATGCACGTTATCGGTGATGTAAAAGATAAAATAGCCATCGTTGTCGACGATATGATCGATACTGCTGGTACCATGTGTGCTGCAGCTGACGTTCTTATGAGCAACGGTGCCAAAGAAGTTATGGCGTGTACTACACACCCGGTTCTCTCCGGTCCAGCCATTGACCGTCTTTGTAATTCAGCTTTCAAAAAAGTTTTTGTTACCGATACTATTGAGCTCGGCGACAAACTCGATCATTGCGATAAACTTGAAGTCCTCTCTATTGCAGGCCTTCTTGCTAAAGCAATTCATAATATCCATACGGAATCCTCCGTTAGCGTTCTTTTCGTATAA
- the pth gene encoding aminoacyl-tRNA hydrolase, which yields MNISGVIVGLGNPGKEYDNTRHNLGFMVADHLLKDAQRFSPDACSPLSIGKKKYDAWKCRIGTSRNFWLIIKPMTYMNLSGEAVGHACNYFDIEPEQVIVLHDELDLPLGRMKFKIGGGHAGHNGLRSIEQHLGSRNFNRMRLGIGKPEHGSVSNYVLNRFTKTESEDVEMVLEGARKGLEAFVSSGFDEAVKITNAFKLP from the coding sequence ATGAATATTTCCGGAGTAATCGTTGGATTGGGTAACCCGGGTAAAGAATACGACAATACCCGGCACAACCTCGGATTTATGGTTGCAGACCACCTTTTGAAAGATGCCCAGCGTTTTTCGCCAGATGCATGCTCTCCCCTTTCCATCGGAAAGAAAAAATATGATGCATGGAAATGCAGAATAGGCACATCCCGCAACTTCTGGCTTATCATAAAGCCAATGACCTACATGAACCTTTCCGGTGAAGCTGTCGGCCATGCGTGTAACTACTTCGACATTGAACCTGAACAGGTTATTGTACTGCATGACGAACTAGACCTACCACTAGGGCGAATGAAATTTAAAATCGGTGGCGGCCACGCTGGACACAATGGATTACGCTCCATTGAACAGCACCTTGGAAGTCGCAATTTTAATCGCATGCGTCTTGGTATAGGCAAACCGGAACATGGATCCGTTTCTAACTACGTTCTTAACCGCTTCACTAAAACCGAAAGCGAAGACGTAGAAATGGTTCTTGAAGGTGCCCGTAAAGGTCTTGAAGCGTTTGTTTCATCAGGTTTTGACGAAGCGGTGAAAATAACCAACGCCTTTAAGCTTCCCTAA